The following proteins are co-located in the Cryptosporangium phraense genome:
- a CDS encoding M48 family metallopeptidase, whose protein sequence is MDPGHPLTVQVRRSARRRRTVAAYRDGDTVVVLIPARFSAVEEREWVKKMLARLDARDRRSRRPRGDAELEARALRLAHLYLDDEVRPVSVRWVSNQRGRWGSCTPAEGTIRLSSRLRGMPDWVIDYVLVHELVHLRIPGHGADFWELVERYPRAQRARGYLEGVAAAASLDLSDEADPALGA, encoded by the coding sequence ATGGACCCCGGTCACCCGCTCACCGTGCAGGTCCGGCGCAGCGCGCGTCGGCGCCGCACCGTCGCCGCGTATCGAGACGGTGACACGGTTGTCGTGCTGATCCCGGCCCGCTTCAGCGCCGTCGAAGAGCGCGAGTGGGTCAAGAAGATGCTCGCGCGCCTGGACGCCCGAGACCGCCGTTCCCGCCGCCCGCGCGGAGACGCCGAACTAGAGGCCCGAGCGCTCCGCCTGGCGCACCTGTACCTGGACGACGAGGTCCGTCCGGTGAGCGTCCGGTGGGTCAGCAACCAACGCGGCCGCTGGGGCTCCTGCACCCCGGCCGAGGGCACGATCCGCCTCTCGTCCCGTCTGCGAGGGATGCCCGATTGGGTGATCGACTACGTCCTGGTCCACGAGCTGGTGCACTTGCGGATCCCGGGCCACGGCGCTGATTTCTGGGAGCTGGTGGAGAGGTACCCACGGGCCCAGCGGGCACGGGGCTACCTGGAGGGCGTAGCTGCCGCAGCGTCCCTAGACCTCTCAGACGAGGCCGATCCGGCCCTGGGCGCGTAG
- a CDS encoding DUF5679 domain-containing protein encodes MADTYNGYCVKCKEKRDFEGEVTTSESGRRMAKGSCPVCGTKMNRILGKA; translated from the coding sequence GTGGCCGACACTTACAACGGCTACTGCGTGAAGTGCAAAGAGAAGCGTGACTTCGAAGGTGAGGTCACCACGAGTGAATCCGGGCGCCGGATGGCGAAGGGATCCTGCCCGGTATGCGGTACCAAGATGAACCGCATCCTCGGCAAGGCCTGA
- a CDS encoding TOMM precursor leader peptide-binding protein, whose product MRPLLVPALSRLWRDATTLQLGVDPERAVVLTAVDPPLATFLTSLDGRRTLDAVLAAAPPGIQAAELIGRLLARGAIVDAATLTPSADTAIAAHLASALLTHGPEAADRVTARRRAHVLVRCKGRVGPLVAALLAAGGVGRVTVTGSGVVAPDDVTVGGLGPDDVGRPYVLATIDAIRKAAPTVDTSANSTPDFVVLAAGPLPLPADQVRWTSSGVPHLPVLLRDGVAIVGPLVVPGRTACLSCVEAHRRDRDPAWPVLAAQLATERKPELADASVVSIGAALAAAETTGHLEGVPTAALGVSLEAGPPGVPLRQRPWPPHPRCGCLPGSSAAGARQ is encoded by the coding sequence ATGCGCCCTCTCCTCGTCCCCGCGCTCTCCCGGCTCTGGCGGGACGCCACCACCCTCCAGCTCGGCGTCGATCCCGAGCGCGCCGTCGTGCTCACCGCCGTCGACCCGCCGCTGGCCACGTTCCTCACCTCCCTCGACGGCCGGAGAACGCTCGACGCCGTCCTCGCCGCCGCTCCACCCGGCATCCAGGCCGCCGAGCTGATCGGCCGCCTGCTGGCCCGCGGCGCGATCGTCGACGCCGCCACGCTGACCCCCAGCGCCGACACCGCCATAGCGGCCCACCTCGCCTCGGCGCTGCTCACCCACGGTCCCGAGGCCGCCGACCGGGTCACCGCCCGCCGCCGGGCCCACGTCCTGGTCCGCTGCAAAGGACGCGTCGGGCCGCTGGTCGCCGCACTGCTCGCCGCGGGCGGCGTCGGCCGGGTGACGGTCACCGGATCCGGCGTCGTCGCCCCGGACGACGTCACGGTCGGCGGCCTGGGGCCGGACGACGTCGGCCGGCCGTACGTCCTCGCCACGATCGACGCGATCAGAAAGGCCGCACCGACCGTCGACACCAGCGCCAACAGCACGCCGGACTTCGTCGTGCTCGCCGCCGGCCCCCTGCCGCTCCCGGCCGACCAGGTGCGCTGGACGTCGAGCGGCGTGCCGCACCTGCCGGTCCTCCTCCGGGACGGCGTGGCGATCGTCGGGCCGCTGGTCGTCCCGGGCCGCACGGCCTGCCTGAGCTGTGTCGAGGCTCACCGGCGCGACCGCGACCCGGCCTGGCCGGTACTCGCCGCTCAATTGGCGACCGAGCGGAAGCCCGAGCTCGCCGACGCGTCGGTCGTCAGCATCGGGGCCGCACTCGCCGCGGCCGAGACCACCGGTCACCTGGAAGGAGTGCCCACCGCCGCGCTCGGCGTCTCGCTCGAGGCGGGGCCGCCGGGCGTCCCGCTGAGGCAGCGTCCGTGGCCTCCGCACCCGCGCTGCGGATGTCTCCCCGGCAGTTCTGCCGCGGGCGCGCGACAATAG
- a CDS encoding ABC1 kinase family protein: protein MTDIPRRALTRTAKLAALPLGMAGRATLGLGKRLGGAPAEAVAREVQQRTAEQLFTVLGQLKGGAMKFGQALSIFEAAFPEELAKPYRAALTKLQEAAPPLPVAQVHGVLAEELGPDWRTKFREFDDAPAAAASIGQVHRAVWSSGRPVAVKIQYPGAGPALMADLNQLARMARLFNVVQPGLDIKPLVAELKARVAEELDYKLEAKATRVFAKEFRDDPDIAVPRVLAGTERVLVTDWIEGTPLSEIIASGSPEQRNLAGERMALLHFSAPARTKMLHADPHPGNFRLLPDGRLGVLDFGAVARLPQGLPEPVGRLARQAIAGDAKAVLAGLRDEGFVKADAEIDADDLLAYVRPMLDPLAVEEFQFSRAWLRKEATRLGDPRSPAYQLGRQLNLPPSYLLIHRVTLGSIGVLCQLEAKAHYRAVVEQWQPGFVEKHVEENVEE from the coding sequence GTGACCGACATCCCCCGGCGTGCGCTCACCCGCACGGCCAAGCTTGCGGCGCTGCCGTTGGGAATGGCGGGCCGCGCCACCCTCGGACTCGGAAAGCGTCTCGGTGGCGCGCCGGCCGAAGCTGTCGCCCGCGAGGTGCAGCAGCGCACGGCCGAGCAGCTCTTCACCGTTCTCGGGCAGCTCAAGGGCGGCGCGATGAAGTTCGGCCAGGCGCTGAGCATCTTCGAAGCCGCGTTCCCGGAAGAACTCGCCAAGCCCTACCGGGCGGCGCTCACCAAGCTCCAGGAGGCGGCTCCGCCGCTCCCGGTGGCTCAGGTCCACGGCGTCCTCGCCGAGGAACTGGGGCCGGACTGGCGGACGAAATTCCGCGAGTTCGACGACGCCCCGGCGGCCGCGGCGAGCATCGGCCAGGTGCACCGCGCGGTCTGGTCCTCGGGCCGGCCGGTCGCGGTCAAGATCCAGTACCCCGGCGCCGGGCCCGCGCTGATGGCCGACCTCAACCAGCTCGCCCGGATGGCCCGGCTGTTCAACGTCGTGCAACCCGGGCTCGACATCAAGCCGCTGGTCGCCGAGCTCAAGGCCCGGGTGGCCGAGGAGCTCGACTACAAGCTCGAAGCCAAGGCCACCCGGGTCTTCGCGAAGGAGTTCCGCGACGATCCCGACATCGCGGTCCCCCGCGTGCTGGCCGGCACCGAGCGCGTCCTGGTGACCGACTGGATCGAGGGCACCCCGCTCTCCGAGATCATCGCGAGCGGCTCCCCCGAGCAGCGGAACCTGGCCGGCGAGCGGATGGCGCTGCTCCACTTCTCGGCCCCGGCCCGCACGAAGATGCTGCACGCCGACCCCCACCCGGGGAACTTCCGGCTGCTGCCGGACGGCCGCCTCGGCGTCCTCGACTTCGGCGCCGTCGCCCGCCTCCCGCAGGGTCTGCCCGAGCCCGTCGGGCGGCTCGCCCGCCAGGCGATCGCCGGCGACGCGAAGGCCGTGCTCGCCGGCCTCCGCGACGAGGGCTTCGTCAAGGCCGACGCCGAGATCGACGCCGACGACCTGCTGGCCTACGTGCGCCCCATGCTCGATCCGCTCGCGGTCGAGGAGTTCCAGTTCTCCCGGGCCTGGCTGCGCAAGGAGGCCACCCGGCTCGGCGACCCGCGCAGCCCGGCCTACCAGCTCGGGCGCCAGCTCAACCTGCCGCCGTCGTACCTGCTGATCCACCGGGTGACGCTCGGTTCGATCGGCGTGCTCTGCCAGCTCGAAGCCAAGGCGCACTACCGCGCGGTCGTCGAACAATGGCAACCCGGCTTCGTCGAAAAACACGTCGAAGAAAACGTCGAAGAATAG
- a CDS encoding WhiB family transcriptional regulator, whose amino-acid sequence MTAIDLAPIDFGVIDPDEALPCRREDPELWFAETPADLELAKAHCQECPLREACLQGAIERREPWGVWGGEIFERGTVIARKRPRGRPRKNTVAA is encoded by the coding sequence ATGACGGCAATCGATCTAGCCCCGATCGACTTCGGGGTGATCGACCCGGACGAGGCGCTGCCCTGCCGGCGGGAAGACCCCGAGCTCTGGTTCGCGGAGACCCCCGCTGACCTGGAGCTGGCCAAGGCCCACTGCCAGGAGTGCCCGCTCCGTGAGGCGTGCCTGCAGGGCGCGATCGAGCGGCGCGAGCCCTGGGGTGTCTGGGGCGGAGAAATCTTCGAGCGCGGAACTGTCATCGCGCGCAAGCGGCCCCGTGGCCGTCCGCGCAAGAACACGGTTGCCGCCTGA
- a CDS encoding ATP-dependent DNA helicase UvrD2 — translation MTASVDTDVLAELDDEQRAAVLAPRGPVCILAGAGTGKTRAITHRIAHGVLTQATAPNHVLAVTFTARAAGEMRGRLRELGVTGVQARTFHAAALRQLRYFAPRVFDGRAMPELIESKARVVGQAAAALRLKLDRTGVRDLTGEIEWAKAAMVEPDGYVVAAASRDTPLPPDQVAEVYAGYERLKRRAGVIDFEDLLRATIWAIEDHRDVGDQIRAQYRHFVVDEYQDVNPLQQRLLEAWCGGRDDLTVVGDASQTIYSFTGASASYLIEFPRRHQGAVVVRLERDYRSTPQVVGLANDVIAAGSGVEASVRLRLVGQRRGGPKPRVSHHPDEPAEASAVAARCRELIRSGVPAAEIAVLFRTNAQSETYESALSDAGVPYVVRGGERFFERPEVREAMMLLRGAARAASPDDTAVDAVIGALSGLDWRPDAPPAGGAARERWEALAALHRLATETVGSSSAVDGLPAFVDELAARAAAQHVPTVDGVTLASLHAAKGLEWDAVFLVGLAEGTLPISYAKTPHQLEEERRLLYVGVTRAREHLWLSWAAARSPGGRGGRRPCRFLPAGALPVGVPGTSAAPTSPRPAARSGNRSLPTCRVCGVALFDPTHRKLRRCGNCPADYDEELFDRLKTWRGVLAKEQKLPPYVIFTDATLTAVAEAQPSSEVQLAEIPGVGPRKLTLYGAALLAIVGGADPAELISSTD, via the coding sequence GTGACCGCGTCTGTTGATACCGATGTTCTGGCTGAGCTCGACGATGAACAGCGCGCGGCGGTGTTGGCCCCCCGGGGTCCGGTGTGCATCCTGGCCGGCGCCGGGACGGGTAAGACCCGGGCGATCACCCATCGGATCGCCCACGGAGTGCTAACCCAGGCAACGGCCCCTAATCACGTTCTCGCCGTCACTTTCACCGCGCGGGCCGCCGGCGAGATGCGTGGGCGGCTGCGCGAGCTGGGCGTCACCGGCGTCCAGGCCCGGACGTTCCACGCGGCCGCGCTCCGGCAGCTGCGGTACTTCGCGCCCCGGGTGTTCGACGGCCGGGCGATGCCCGAGCTGATCGAGTCCAAGGCCCGGGTGGTCGGCCAGGCCGCGGCCGCGCTCCGGCTGAAGCTCGATCGCACCGGGGTCCGCGACCTCACCGGCGAGATCGAGTGGGCGAAGGCGGCGATGGTGGAGCCCGACGGGTACGTCGTCGCGGCCGCCTCCCGCGATACGCCGCTCCCGCCGGACCAGGTCGCCGAGGTGTACGCCGGCTACGAGCGGCTCAAGCGCCGGGCCGGCGTCATCGATTTCGAAGACCTGCTGCGGGCCACGATCTGGGCGATCGAAGACCACCGCGACGTCGGCGACCAGATCCGGGCCCAGTACCGGCACTTCGTCGTCGACGAGTACCAGGACGTCAACCCGCTCCAGCAGCGGCTGCTCGAGGCCTGGTGCGGTGGGCGCGACGACCTCACGGTGGTCGGCGACGCCAGCCAGACGATCTACTCGTTCACCGGGGCCTCGGCGTCGTACCTGATCGAGTTCCCGCGGCGGCACCAGGGCGCGGTGGTGGTCCGGCTGGAGCGCGACTACCGGTCGACTCCGCAGGTCGTCGGGCTGGCCAACGACGTCATCGCGGCCGGCAGCGGCGTCGAGGCGTCGGTGCGGTTGCGGCTGGTCGGGCAGCGTCGCGGGGGGCCGAAGCCGCGCGTCTCGCACCACCCGGACGAGCCGGCCGAGGCGTCCGCGGTCGCCGCGCGGTGCCGCGAGCTGATCCGGTCCGGTGTGCCCGCGGCCGAGATCGCGGTGCTGTTCCGCACGAACGCCCAGTCGGAGACGTACGAGTCGGCTCTCTCCGACGCCGGCGTCCCCTACGTCGTGCGTGGCGGCGAACGCTTCTTCGAGCGGCCCGAGGTCCGCGAAGCGATGATGCTGCTGCGTGGTGCGGCCCGCGCGGCTTCGCCGGACGACACTGCGGTGGACGCCGTGATCGGCGCGCTGTCCGGGCTCGATTGGCGTCCCGACGCCCCGCCCGCCGGTGGGGCGGCCCGGGAGCGGTGGGAGGCGCTGGCCGCGCTGCACCGGCTGGCGACGGAGACGGTGGGGTCCTCGTCGGCGGTGGACGGTCTCCCGGCGTTCGTCGACGAGCTGGCGGCGCGGGCCGCGGCCCAGCACGTCCCGACCGTGGACGGCGTGACGCTGGCGTCGCTGCACGCGGCCAAGGGCCTGGAGTGGGACGCGGTGTTCCTGGTCGGGCTGGCCGAGGGCACGCTGCCGATCTCGTACGCCAAGACGCCGCACCAGCTCGAGGAGGAACGGCGGCTGCTCTACGTCGGGGTCACCCGGGCCCGGGAGCACCTGTGGCTGTCGTGGGCGGCGGCCCGGTCGCCGGGCGGGCGCGGGGGCCGTCGGCCGTGCCGGTTCCTGCCCGCCGGTGCGCTGCCGGTCGGGGTGCCGGGGACGTCCGCCGCCCCGACGTCGCCGCGGCCGGCCGCGCGCTCGGGGAACCGGTCGCTGCCGACGTGCCGGGTCTGCGGCGTCGCGCTGTTCGACCCGACGCACCGCAAGCTGCGCCGCTGCGGCAACTGCCCGGCCGACTACGACGAGGAGCTGTTCGACCGTCTGAAGACCTGGCGCGGTGTGCTGGCCAAGGAGCAGAAGCTGCCCCCGTACGTCATCTTCACCGACGCGACGCTCACCGCGGTCGCCGAGGCGCAGCCGAGCAGCGAGGTCCAGCTGGCCGAGATCCCCGGGGTCGGGCCACGCAAATTGACGCTCTACGGAGCCGCGCTGCTGGCCATCGTCGGGGGCGCCGATCCGGCCGAATTGATTTCTTCGACCGATTGA
- a CDS encoding mycoredoxin — MSAPATTLTMYSTTWCGYCRRLKSQFAREGIEYTEVDIEQDPTAAEFVMSVNGGNQTVPTVQFPDGSALTNPSIADVRAKLGR; from the coding sequence ATGAGCGCGCCGGCCACAACGCTGACGATGTACTCCACGACCTGGTGCGGCTACTGCCGACGGCTGAAGAGCCAGTTCGCGCGCGAGGGCATCGAGTACACCGAGGTCGACATCGAGCAGGACCCGACGGCGGCCGAATTCGTGATGAGCGTCAACGGCGGGAACCAGACCGTGCCGACCGTGCAGTTCCCGGACGGCTCAGCGCTGACGAACCCGTCCATCGCCGACGTCCGCGCCAAGCTCGGCCGGTAA